The following proteins come from a genomic window of Tenebrio molitor chromosome 9, icTenMoli1.1, whole genome shotgun sequence:
- the LOC138139088 gene encoding cilia- and flagella- associated protein 210-like — MESKWYLFPGQTVENTKISDRAHALHITSASWNNITRHLDRKKRIQEAIDKERAHRESLKDGSRGMTKEWVNSIENLRLRKEEERRDRINKKKEDKIQMFYKMREEQEVVRKQYVDKVRKNVFISTGYPKELTSALILSETLHEREKQREFNEIIKKHDEEVQRQFDDEIIATAARQREEDKEHKLKVLQEERKVAQFLKDQILENEETRKANNRAHVERETRDRINAAREEELLKQFEIDEKKRIRREIALEKKKELAAARVRQQIMEKENAEMEKATEFYSEAKKRIDCMMKIKEKELKAEAIKQREAVAAKVAAIQEAKDAAENERLAKAIAERDAEENARQEEKLALEKQAVKDRIEDRKQYLEKLQTEKHIADEMKRWEMLNRIKTEEAIQEYNEQNRRDKWAKVLHYRKELQDQMAEEKQTAKREKEIDEIMSRVSFEQADKMFFEYADEVMELAKSKNRSTYPIEKVIHEYKKANQLLIKDRRCRCCKK, encoded by the exons TCACGAGACATCTCGACAGGAAAAAGCGGATCCAAGAGGCTATAGACAAAGAACGAGCGCACAGGGAGTCCTTGAAGGATGGGTCGCGGGGCATGACCAAAGAATGGGTCAATTCGATCGAA AATCTTCGGTTGAGGAAAGAAGAAGAGAGGCGCGATCGGATCAACAAGAAGAAGGAGGACAAGATACAGATGTTTTACAAGATGCGGGAGGAACAGGAGGTGGTGCGCAAGCAGTACGTCGACAAGGTCAGGAAAAACGTGTTCATCTCGACGGGATACCCCAAAGAACTGACCAGCGCTTTGATCCTCTCGGAGACGCTGCACGAACGCGAGAAACAAAGAGAATTCAATGAGATCATCAAAAAACACGACGAAGAGGTGCAGAGACAGTTCGACGATGAGATAATCGCGACGGCGGCTCGACAACGAGAGGAAGACAAAGAACACAAATTGAAGGTGCTGCAGGAAGAGCGAAAAGTGGCACAGTTTCTGAAAGATCA AATTTTGGAAAACGAGGAGACGCGAAAAGCTAACAATCGCGCGCACGTCGAGAGAGAAACGCGGGATCGCATCAACGCCGCCAGAGAAGAAGAACTACTGAAGCAGTTCGAAATCGACGAGAAGAAGAGAATCCGGCGCGAAATAGCGCTGGAGAAGAAGAAAGAACTGGCGGCGGCGCGTGTGAGGCAACAGATCATGGAAAAAGAGAATGCGGAGATGGAGAAAGCGACGGAGTTTTACAGCGAGGCCAAGAAGCGCATCGACTGCATGATGAAAATCAAAGAGAAGGAACTGAAAGCGGAAGCGATAAAGCAGAGAGAGGCCGTGGCGGCTAAAGTTGCGGCGATCCAAGAAGCCAAAGACGCCGCGGAGAACGAGAGATTAGCCAAAGCCATAGCCGAGAGAGATGCGGA GGAAAATGCGAGGCAAGAAGAGAAGCTCGCACTGGAGAAGCAAGCGGTCAAGGACAGGATCGAAGACAGGAAACAGTACTTGGAGAAGTTGCAGACTGAGAAACATATAGCCGACGAGATGAAACGCTGGGAGATGCTGAACAGAATCAAAACTGAAGAGGCCATACAGGAGTACAACGAGCAGAATCGGAGAGACAAGTGGGCGAAGGTGTTGCACTACAGAAAGGAGTTGCAGGATCAGATG GCTGAGGAGAAACAGACGGCGAAACGTGAGAAAGAAATCGACGAAATCATGAGTCGTGTAAGCTTCGAACAGGCCGACAAAATGTTCTTCGAGTACGCTGACGAAGTCATGGAGTTGGCAAAGAGCAAGAATCGTTCCACTTACCCCATCGAAAAAGTTATACAC GAATACAAAAAGGCGAACCAACTGTTGATCAAAGATCGTCGGTGCAGATGctgcaagaaataa